The following are from one region of the Nicotiana tabacum cultivar K326 chromosome 3, ASM71507v2, whole genome shotgun sequence genome:
- the LOC107815714 gene encoding uncharacterized protein LOC107815714, with amino-acid sequence MQNSTTSAYESSSSSGNSSNDAGDFECNICFELAQDPIVTLCGHLYCWPCLYRWLRLHSQSHECPVCKALIQEEKLVPLYGRGRTSTDPRSKPIPGVEIPNRPAGQRPETAPPPVSNAFPNLGFGHVGGFFPGASASFGNFTMSAGFGGLFPSLFSFQFHGFPSLTAFGATSNYPFGYHPAYRGANVPNASRPAQGQADNNLKLMFLLVGFLVFLCLFGY; translated from the coding sequence ATGCAGAACTCAACTACCAGTGCATATGAGAGTTCTTCTTCCTCAGGAAATAGCAGCAATGATGCTGGTGATTTTGAATGTAACATCTGTTTTGAATTGGCACAAGACCCTATTGTGACACTTTGTGGTCACCTCTATTGTTGGCCATGTCTCTATAGATGGCTACGGCTTCACTCACAATCCCATGAATGTCCTGTTTGTAAGGCCCTTATACAAGAGGAGAAGTTAGTCCCTCTTTATGGCAGAGGGCGGACTTCAACTGATCCCAGATCAAAACCGATCCCTGGGGTTGAAATTCCTAACAGGCCAGCAGGGCAAAGACCTGAAACGGCTCCTCCGCCAGTATCAAATGCTTTTCCTAATCTCGGTTTTGGTCATGTGGGAGGATTTTTTCCAGGAGCATCTGCTAGTTTTGGTAACTTTACAATGTCTGCTGGTTTTGGCGGGTTGTTTCCATCGTTGTTCAGTTTTCAGTTTCATGGATTTCCCAGTCTAACTGCATTTGGtgcaacatcaaattacccattTGGATATCATCCTGCATATCGTGGGGCGAATGTTCCTAATGCTTCACGGCCAGCCCAAGGACAGGCAGATAACAATCTGAAGCTTATGTTCTTACTTGTTGGATTTCTTGTGTTCCTATGTTTGTTTGGTTACTGA
- the LOC142176510 gene encoding uncharacterized protein LOC142176510 gives MNTTAITLIPKSTHAATVGDYRPISCCNVVYKIISKMLCKRLKLMLPEIISQNQSVFVAGRTIVQNILICQDLVRLYNRKNTTKSCLIKVDLKKAYDSIEWDFVKEMLHSLNFPTKFIGWIMECITTTSYCINLNGDSYRNIKGRRGPRQGDPISPLLFVIYDMILFCKGEYNFAMLMLRRLMTFSNTSGMTVNAEKSNIFCANMNKKEMNYLWDGRVITNKPSLVAWDTVCRPKKEGGLGIHECIVWNEATIAKYAWNIEQKCDTLWVRWVNHVYIKGKDWWQYKPPQDCTWYWKKICDIKEKFKDGFEQRGWKAKNKQYTIKDGYNWRRGEAIKWPYARWIWNRLNVPKHCFIGWAIMKKRLLTRDRLNLIGVSQEKTCLLCERADETIQHLFFECKYSRRLLEYLCKWLKIKINNADQNNIWRKIGRCIKGRICRNFVASIITTIMYGIWRARNEALWNKAVPIPEKVWQGIKEDNKYRVQEIKDSRKNRKEKEWINTLYR, from the exons ATGAATACTACTGCAATCACACTGATACCAAAGTCTACACATGCAGCAACAGTAGGGGACTACAGACCTATATCATGCTGTAATGTGGTCTATAAGATCATTTCAAAAATGCTATGCAAAAGACTGAAGTTGATGTTACCAGAGATAATATCACAAAATCAAAGTGTATTTGTGGCAGGGAGGACAATTGTACAGAACATTCTGATATGCCAGGATCTAGTCAGATTGTATAATAGGAAGAACACAACAAAAAGCTGCTTAATTAAGGTGGACCTGAAGAAAGCCTATGATTCAATTGAATGGGATTTTGTAAAGGAAATGTTACATTCTCTCAACTTTCCAACCAAATTCATTGGGTGGATAATGGAATGTATAACTACAACAAGCTACTGCATCAACTTGAATGGAGACTCTTATAGGAATATAAAGGGAAGAAGAGGACCAAGACAAGGGGATCCAATATCACCCTTGCTATTTGTTATCT ATGATATGATTCTGTTCTGTAAAGGGGAATATAACTTTGCAATGCTGATGCTGAGAAGACTAATGACATTCTCCAACACTTCAGGGATGACAGTAAATGCTGAGAAATCGAACATTTTCTGTGCAAACATGAACAAGAAGGAAAT GAACTATCTATGGGATGGGAGAGTGATTACCAACAAGCCTTCATTGGTAGCTTGGGACACTGTATGCAGACCAAAGAAAGAAGGGGGACTAGGGATACATGAATGCATAGTCTGGAATGAAGCAACAATTGCCAAATATGCATGGAATATAGAACAGAAATGTGATACACTATGGGTAAGATGGGTGAATCATGTATACATAAAAGGGAAAGATTGGTGGCAATACAAGCCACCTCAGGATTGCACATGGTATTGGAAGAAAATATGTGACATTAAAGAAAAATTTAAGGATGGATTTGAACAAAGAGGATGGAAAGCAAAGAATAAACAGTACACAATTAAGGATGGCTATAACTGGAGAAGAGGAGAAGCAATCAAATGGCCATATGCTAGATGGATTTGGAACAGGCTAAATGTTCCAAAACACTGTTTCATTGGATGGGCGATCATGAAGAAGAGATTACTTACTAGGGATCGATTGAACTTGATAGGGGTGAGCCAAGAGAAGACATGTCTCCTATGTGAAAGAGCAGATGAAACAATCCAACACTTGTTCTTTGAATGCAAGTACTCAAGAAGACTGCTGGAATACTTATGCAAGTGGCTGAAGATCAAAATAAATAATGCAGACCAGAACAATATATGGAGGAAGATAGGAAGATGCATCAAAGGGAGAATATGCAGGAACTTTGTAGCATCTATCATCACAACAATCATGTATGGGATCTGGAGAGCAAGAAATGAGGCACTGTGGAACAAAGCAGTACCAATTCCAGAAAAAGTATGGCAAGGAATCAAGGAAGACAACAAGTATAGAGTgcaggaaataaaagatagtagGAAAAATAGGAAAGAAAAAGAATGGATAAATACATTATATAGATAG